A single genomic interval of Methanomassiliicoccus sp. harbors:
- a CDS encoding GNAT family N-acetyltransferase, whose translation MEDVTEADLPYILELQRAAFKEEAEHVKDPSIKPMTQTLEELREELATNVFLKYVEDGVIVGSVRAKAIGGTCHIGRMVVHPDHWRKGIGRSLMHEVEGRFHDIQRYELFTREDHESTRPFYRSLGYTPFKVERYSDTLSFVFLEKPVRRDGQ comes from the coding sequence ATAGAAGATGTGACCGAGGCCGACCTCCCCTACATACTGGAGCTGCAACGCGCCGCCTTCAAGGAGGAGGCCGAGCACGTTAAGGACCCCTCCATCAAGCCCATGACCCAAACCCTGGAGGAACTTCGGGAGGAGCTGGCCACCAACGTTTTCCTGAAGTATGTAGAGGACGGCGTTATAGTCGGCTCGGTCAGGGCCAAGGCGATCGGCGGCACATGCCACATCGGTCGCATGGTGGTTCACCCCGATCACTGGAGGAAGGGGATCGGGAGGTCTCTGATGCACGAGGTCGAGGGCCGTTTTCATGATATCCAACGGTACGAGCTCTTCACAAGGGAGGACCACGAGAGCACCCGACCCTTCTACCGCTCCCTGGGGTACACCCCTTTCAAGGTCGAGAGGTACAGCGACACCCTGAGCTTCGTGTTCCTGGAGAAACCCGTCCGGAGGGACGGTCAATAG
- a CDS encoding fibronectin-binding domain-containing protein: MKEELSAFDILAMTGEMQSLVGGYLDKVFHWEAKNVLVRVNTQGQGKKEMVLQDMKWLYLAPEKPDIPDMPSQFAVNLRKYITNARIAAVHQQEFDRIMVLDLEKGPTSYQLIMELFGDGNLILVSGGKILNSVHSRKWRHREVRPGLEYAFPPPRFNPLRMDAPSFRKAFLGSTSDAVRTLATAINIGGQYAEETCLRAGVDKDRKAKSLSTEEVDRLNDSLTLLLQECSSRRRPRVVLEDGRPVDVVPIPLLQYGDREQKEHGTFSDGIHQYITERAPITGEKEDPETQRLVRQLAQQKAAVDKQLAEARAFAEQAEAIYSDYMGTDALLKDVQARTMGLNWEQTREVLSVVPTLLSVNPKEHSVTTVIAGREVTLDYTLGVEGNANALYQQGKEAKDKMQGAQTALEETEKRLAQKVKEGEGRRKAEKHSVRKTKEYWFERYKWFLTSEGRMVLAGRDAHSNDQLVKKHLKTTERFAHADVHGAPSVVILNGVEASDEEMIEACTFAIAHSKAWMAGASEGTAYWVLPDQVSKMAQAGEFVPRGAFVIRGKRNYINHLPLQLAVGEIMYEGGRKIMCGPLGAVQAHSSRYVIIEPARKVKTKASALLAKMFEVPEEEIARIMPPGEVDMVSTVGIEEEPERLDQSE; this comes from the coding sequence ATGAAGGAAGAGCTGAGCGCGTTCGACATCCTGGCCATGACCGGGGAAATGCAGTCCCTGGTGGGCGGATACCTGGACAAGGTTTTCCACTGGGAGGCCAAGAACGTCCTCGTGAGGGTCAATACACAAGGTCAGGGCAAGAAGGAGATGGTACTGCAGGATATGAAGTGGCTGTACCTGGCACCGGAGAAGCCGGACATACCGGATATGCCTTCCCAGTTCGCGGTGAACCTACGCAAGTACATAACCAATGCTCGGATCGCCGCCGTTCATCAGCAGGAGTTCGACCGTATAATGGTGCTCGACCTGGAGAAGGGGCCCACCTCCTACCAGCTTATCATGGAGCTGTTCGGGGACGGCAACCTGATCCTGGTGTCCGGTGGAAAGATACTCAATTCAGTGCACTCCCGGAAGTGGCGGCACCGCGAGGTGCGCCCCGGTCTGGAATATGCCTTCCCACCCCCCAGGTTCAACCCCCTCAGGATGGACGCGCCATCGTTCCGCAAGGCCTTCCTGGGCTCCACATCGGACGCTGTGAGGACCCTTGCCACAGCCATAAATATCGGAGGGCAGTACGCCGAGGAGACCTGCCTCCGTGCAGGGGTGGACAAGGACCGCAAGGCCAAGAGCCTGTCCACCGAGGAGGTGGACCGCCTTAACGATTCCCTAACCCTTCTGCTCCAGGAGTGCTCATCCAGGCGCCGTCCCCGGGTCGTGCTCGAGGACGGCAGGCCCGTGGACGTGGTCCCCATTCCCCTCCTGCAGTACGGCGACAGGGAGCAGAAGGAACATGGGACGTTCTCCGATGGGATCCATCAGTACATAACCGAAAGGGCGCCGATCACTGGAGAGAAGGAAGACCCCGAGACCCAGCGATTGGTGCGCCAGCTGGCGCAGCAGAAGGCGGCGGTGGACAAGCAGCTGGCCGAGGCCCGGGCCTTTGCGGAGCAGGCGGAGGCCATCTATTCCGACTACATGGGCACGGACGCCCTGCTGAAGGATGTCCAGGCTAGGACCATGGGCTTGAACTGGGAACAGACCCGGGAGGTCCTCTCAGTAGTGCCCACCTTGTTGAGCGTGAACCCCAAGGAGCACAGCGTGACCACGGTGATCGCAGGCAGGGAGGTGACCCTCGATTACACCCTGGGGGTGGAGGGCAACGCCAATGCTCTGTACCAGCAGGGGAAGGAGGCCAAGGACAAGATGCAGGGTGCTCAGACCGCTCTCGAGGAGACGGAAAAGCGACTGGCACAGAAGGTCAAGGAGGGTGAGGGGCGGAGGAAGGCGGAGAAGCATTCGGTGCGCAAGACCAAGGAGTACTGGTTCGAGCGGTACAAGTGGTTCCTGACCTCCGAGGGCAGGATGGTCCTGGCGGGTAGGGACGCGCACAGCAACGATCAGCTGGTGAAGAAACATCTAAAGACCACCGAGCGCTTCGCCCACGCCGATGTGCACGGGGCGCCCAGTGTTGTGATCCTCAACGGGGTCGAGGCCAGCGACGAGGAGATGATCGAGGCCTGCACCTTCGCCATAGCCCACTCCAAGGCGTGGATGGCCGGCGCCTCCGAGGGAACGGCGTACTGGGTGCTGCCGGACCAGGTGAGCAAGATGGCCCAGGCCGGGGAGTTCGTCCCCCGCGGGGCCTTCGTCATCCGCGGCAAGAGGAACTACATCAACCATCTGCCGCTGCAGCTCGCAGTGGGGGAGATCATGTACGAAGGAGGAAGGAAGATCATGTGCGGGCCGCTGGGAGCGGTCCAGGCACACTCCTCTCGTTATGTGATCATCGAGCCAGCGAGGAAGGTCAAGACCAAGGCTTCCGCCCTCCTCGCCAAGATGTTCGAGGTGCCTGAGGAGGAGATCGCCCGGATAATGCCGCCGGGCGAGGTGGACATGGTCAGCACCGTGGGAATAGAGGAGGAGCCGGAAAGGCTGGATCAGTCCGAGTAG